One region of Paraburkholderia phymatum STM815 genomic DNA includes:
- a CDS encoding methyl-accepting chemotaxis protein, producing MKLTIKFRLLATLTLLGLLLMVSGVLGIAGMHGSNSAVAQAYMSDVAAATSLGKSNLNLTVVRTTLDRVLLHPEAPDTGALIDKALNYLAVSDAAWKEYRALPASDAEAELSKAVADARAAMLHGALEPMVDAMRRGDHPSADHLAMVDMPPLAASLTQKTAALDKFRTAQGAERYKSAQDRYDLLFTVTLVAIAVGLLACVTCGLSLLRAIARPIEMTVQHVERIAQGDMSQQLRFETDDEMGRLVNSVGQMQRGVAAMIEQIARGSDSIAAATQQISAGNADLSARTEAQAASVEETAASMEQLTSAVSQNAEHARAARALAEETNVTAGAGADVVNQVIVAMKDIHDGAKRMNEIIGVIEGIAFQTNILALNAAVEAARAGEEGRGFAVVAGEVRTLAQRSASAAKEIKALIDASAARVDDGSRLVGRAGQTIGEVRAAVSRVSSIMNEIATASAEQSDGIEEVNRAVSQMDEMSQQNAALVEQAAAAAASLKEQTDLLKAAAGRFRLVGVA from the coding sequence ATGAAACTCACCATCAAGTTCCGTCTACTCGCCACCTTGACGCTGCTCGGCCTGCTTTTGATGGTGAGCGGCGTGTTGGGCATCGCTGGCATGCACGGCTCGAACAGTGCGGTTGCCCAGGCCTACATGAGCGACGTGGCGGCGGCAACCTCATTGGGCAAGTCGAACCTCAACCTGACAGTCGTGCGCACCACGCTCGACCGTGTGCTGCTGCATCCTGAAGCACCCGACACAGGCGCATTGATCGACAAGGCGCTCAACTATCTCGCGGTGTCCGACGCGGCGTGGAAGGAATATCGCGCATTGCCTGCCTCCGATGCCGAGGCGGAACTGTCGAAAGCCGTCGCCGACGCGCGCGCGGCGATGCTGCATGGTGCGCTCGAGCCGATGGTGGATGCGATGCGCCGCGGCGATCACCCAAGCGCCGACCATCTCGCGATGGTGGACATGCCGCCGCTCGCGGCGTCGCTCACCCAGAAGACGGCGGCGCTGGACAAGTTTCGCACCGCGCAGGGCGCCGAACGCTACAAGAGCGCGCAGGACCGTTATGACCTGCTGTTCACGGTGACGCTCGTCGCGATCGCGGTTGGATTGCTGGCTTGCGTCACGTGCGGCTTGTCGCTGCTTCGTGCGATCGCGCGTCCGATCGAGATGACCGTGCAGCATGTGGAGCGGATCGCACAGGGCGACATGTCGCAACAATTGCGCTTCGAAACGGACGACGAAATGGGGCGTCTCGTGAACAGCGTCGGGCAGATGCAGCGAGGCGTCGCCGCGATGATCGAGCAGATCGCGCGCGGCAGCGATTCGATTGCGGCCGCGACGCAGCAGATTTCGGCCGGTAATGCCGACCTGTCGGCGCGCACGGAGGCGCAGGCGGCATCGGTCGAGGAGACTGCGGCCAGCATGGAACAGCTGACTAGCGCAGTGTCGCAGAACGCCGAGCACGCACGCGCAGCGCGCGCGCTTGCCGAAGAAACGAACGTCACGGCAGGCGCGGGCGCCGACGTCGTCAATCAGGTGATCGTCGCGATGAAGGACATTCACGACGGCGCCAAACGGATGAACGAGATCATCGGCGTCATCGAGGGCATTGCTTTCCAGACGAATATTCTTGCGCTCAATGCAGCTGTCGAGGCAGCGCGCGCCGGCGAAGAGGGCCGTGGTTTCGCCGTCGTCGCAGGCGAGGTGCGTACGCTCGCGCAGCGCTCGGCGAGCGCGGCAAAAGAGATCAAGGCCTTGATCGATGCATCGGCGGCACGCGTCGACGACGGCTCGCGTCTCGTCGGACGGGCAGGGCAGACCATCGGCGAAGTGCGCGCGGCCGTCAGCCGCGTGTCGTCGATCATGAACGAGATCGCGACGGCATCCGCCGAACAGAGCGACGGCATCGAAGAAGTCAATCGCGCGGTCTCGCAGATGGACGAGATGTCACAGCAGAATGCCGCGCTCGTCGAGCAGGCGGCTGCGGCGGCTGCATCGCTGAAGGAGCAGACCGATCTGCTGAAGGCGGCGGCCGGCCGTTTCCGGCTGGTCGGCGTGGCCTGA
- a CDS encoding zinc-dependent alcohol dehydrogenase family protein, whose translation MKAITLRRPGGLDHLERVELADPGAPAPGEIRVRIHASSLNFHDLGVVTGRLPADDGRIPMSDGAGVVEAVGDGVTEFAVGDSVVSTFFPYWLDGGPTVDDFSTTPGDGVDGYAREFVVRPVQWFTHAPRGYSHAEAATLTTAALTAWRALAVDYSLKAGDSVLVQGTGGVSIFALQFARQMGATVIATSSSDEKLEKARALGADHLINYRRETDWAAKVLEFTNGRGVDNVVEVGGPDTLGQSIRACRIGGHIALIGVLTGIVGQVPTIDLMRRQQKLQGLIVGSRRHQIDMIRAIDANGLKPVIDRTYPLDEIADAFRHQAAGKHFGKVCLSI comes from the coding sequence ATGAAGGCCATTACATTGCGCCGCCCAGGCGGACTGGATCATCTTGAACGCGTGGAACTCGCCGATCCGGGCGCGCCGGCACCGGGAGAAATCCGCGTGCGCATTCACGCGAGTTCGCTCAATTTCCATGACCTCGGCGTCGTCACGGGCCGCCTGCCCGCGGATGACGGGCGCATTCCGATGTCGGATGGCGCAGGCGTCGTCGAAGCAGTCGGCGACGGCGTCACCGAATTCGCTGTCGGCGATTCTGTCGTCTCGACGTTCTTTCCATACTGGCTCGATGGCGGCCCGACAGTCGACGATTTTTCGACCACCCCGGGCGATGGCGTCGATGGCTACGCGCGCGAATTCGTCGTGCGTCCCGTGCAATGGTTCACGCACGCGCCGCGCGGCTACAGCCATGCGGAAGCGGCGACGTTGACCACGGCAGCGTTGACTGCGTGGCGCGCGCTGGCCGTCGACTATTCGTTGAAGGCGGGCGACAGCGTGCTCGTTCAGGGCACGGGCGGCGTGTCGATCTTCGCGCTGCAGTTCGCGAGGCAGATGGGCGCGACGGTGATCGCGACCTCGTCATCCGATGAAAAACTGGAAAAGGCCCGCGCGCTCGGCGCCGATCATCTGATCAACTACAGGCGCGAAACCGACTGGGCCGCGAAGGTGCTCGAATTCACGAATGGCCGCGGTGTGGACAACGTCGTCGAAGTGGGCGGCCCGGACACGCTGGGCCAGTCGATACGCGCGTGCCGGATCGGCGGCCACATCGCACTGATCGGCGTGTTGACGGGCATCGTCGGGCAGGTGCCGACGATCGATCTGATGCGTCGTCAGCAGAAGCTGCAGGGATTGATCGTCGGCAGCCGCAGGCATCAGATCGACATGATCCGCGCGATCGACGCAAACGGACTCAAGCCCGTGATCGACCGCACATATCCGCTCGACGAGATTGCCGATGCCTTCCGCCATCAGGCAGCAGGCAAGCATTTCGGCAAGGTTTGTCTGTCGATTTGA
- a CDS encoding MarR family winged helix-turn-helix transcriptional regulator, which produces MPNKHDTPEALSKFTGSLVRRAQQRHVAVWLSEVSAEITSVQYAALEILQKTPGINQRQLGDELDVDRSTIADLTARLVRNGLVERSDDPGDKRSYVLFLTAAGKKQLAALRPRVEEVERILTARLTPRQSAELKRLLSALLA; this is translated from the coding sequence TTGCCGAACAAACACGACACTCCCGAAGCGCTGTCGAAATTTACGGGCAGCCTCGTGCGTCGCGCCCAGCAGCGCCACGTTGCCGTATGGCTCAGCGAAGTGTCTGCCGAGATCACCAGCGTGCAATACGCAGCGCTCGAAATCTTGCAGAAGACGCCCGGCATCAATCAGCGTCAACTCGGCGACGAACTCGACGTAGACCGTTCCACCATCGCCGATCTCACTGCGCGCCTGGTTCGGAATGGTCTGGTCGAGCGCTCCGACGATCCCGGCGACAAGCGCAGTTATGTGCTGTTCCTCACCGCCGCGGGCAAGAAGCAGCTTGCGGCGTTACGGCCGCGTGTCGAGGAAGTGGAGCGCATTCTCACAGCCAGGCTGACGCCGCGACAGTCCGCGGAGTTGAAGCGGCTGCTGTCTGCGTTGCTGGCGTAG
- a CDS encoding LysR substrate-binding domain-containing protein produces MSGAARALDLTPPAATKRLGIIERRLGARLVNRTTRSVSLTPEGETYLRYATQIVGQVREMEEAISGAGRDPQGLLRINATLGFGRTTIAPLVSDFAKRFPNVEVQFEVTDRPVDLIEGAFDMAIRFGELPDSRLSARRIMSNRRFLCASPKYLERFGTPERVDDLQQHRCIIHRQNDDAYGVWRYIVNDHIEAIKVKGALSSNDGDIVLRWALDGHGILIRSEWDLAKYVQSGRLKLVLPNTVLPSADLFVYYPRQRNQTARARAFIDFLVDRFQAPFTPVDTAIDVRERKKRVSRK; encoded by the coding sequence ATGTCGGGTGCTGCGCGCGCGCTCGACCTCACGCCGCCCGCCGCGACGAAGCGGCTGGGCATCATCGAGCGGCGGCTCGGTGCGCGTCTCGTCAACCGCACCACGCGAAGCGTCAGTCTCACGCCCGAGGGGGAAACGTATCTGCGCTACGCGACCCAGATAGTCGGGCAGGTTCGTGAAATGGAAGAGGCGATTTCTGGCGCTGGACGCGACCCGCAGGGTTTGTTGCGCATCAACGCGACGCTCGGGTTTGGCAGAACCACCATTGCGCCGCTCGTCTCGGACTTCGCAAAGCGTTTTCCGAACGTGGAGGTTCAGTTCGAAGTGACGGACCGACCCGTCGATTTGATCGAAGGCGCGTTCGACATGGCTATCCGCTTCGGCGAACTGCCCGACAGCCGCCTCAGCGCGCGGCGCATCATGAGCAATCGCCGCTTTCTGTGCGCGTCGCCGAAGTATCTCGAAAGGTTCGGAACGCCCGAGCGCGTGGACGATTTGCAGCAGCATCGCTGCATCATTCACCGGCAGAACGACGACGCTTACGGCGTGTGGCGCTACATCGTGAACGATCACATCGAGGCAATCAAGGTGAAGGGCGCGCTGTCCAGCAACGACGGCGACATTGTGCTTCGCTGGGCGCTCGACGGCCACGGCATCCTGATCCGCTCCGAATGGGACCTGGCGAAGTACGTGCAGAGCGGACGGCTCAAGCTGGTGCTGCCTAATACGGTCCTGCCGTCAGCCGACCTGTTCGTCTACTACCCGAGGCAGCGCAATCAGACGGCGCGTGCGCGTGCGTTCATCGATTTCCTCGTCGATCGTTTTCAGGCGCCCTTCACGCCAGTCGATACGGCTATCGACGTGCGCGAGCGCAAGAAGCGTGTTTCGCGCAAGTGA
- the garD gene encoding galactarate dehydratase — translation MKQSPLYIRVHPEDNVAIVVNDGGLDRGAVFPDGLTLCERVPQGHKVALEDLAEGDAVVRYNVVIGYALKALPKGSWVNEHVIRMPTPPALDDLPIATIKAPGMAPLEGYTFEGYRNADGSVGTRNILAITTTVQCVADVVQHAVTRIKSELLPNYPNVDDVVSLGHTYGCGVAIDAPDAMVPIRTVRNISLNPNFGGEVMMVSLGCEKLQPERLMPPGTIPIATATNTEDVADIGDLSAKTANGEVVTLQDDSHVGFQAMIESIMKMAEGHLKRLDARRRETCPASDLVVGVQCGGSDAFSGLTANPAVGFATDLLVRAGATVLFSEVTEVRDGVGQLTARAANAQVAAAIIREMEWYDSYLKRGGADRSANTTPGNKKGGLSNIVEKAMGSIIKSGNSPISGVLSPGEKATQKGLIYAATPASDFICGTLQVAAGINLHVFTTGRGTPYGLAEVPVIKLATRSDLARRWYDLIDVNAGTIATGEATIEDVGWELFHLMLEVASGRKKTCAEALKLHNALVLFNPAPVT, via the coding sequence ATGAAACAGTCTCCGCTTTACATTCGCGTGCACCCCGAAGACAACGTAGCGATCGTCGTCAACGACGGCGGTCTGGACAGGGGCGCCGTCTTCCCCGACGGCCTGACCTTGTGCGAGCGGGTGCCACAAGGGCATAAGGTTGCGCTCGAGGATCTGGCCGAAGGCGACGCCGTCGTGCGCTACAACGTGGTCATCGGTTATGCGCTGAAGGCGCTGCCCAAAGGCAGCTGGGTGAACGAGCACGTGATCCGCATGCCGACGCCGCCGGCGCTCGACGACCTGCCCATCGCGACGATCAAGGCGCCTGGCATGGCGCCGCTCGAGGGCTATACCTTCGAGGGTTACCGCAATGCGGACGGCTCGGTCGGCACGCGCAACATCCTCGCGATCACGACCACCGTGCAGTGCGTGGCCGACGTGGTTCAGCACGCGGTGACGCGCATCAAGTCCGAGTTGCTGCCCAACTACCCGAATGTCGACGACGTCGTGAGCCTCGGGCACACGTATGGATGCGGCGTCGCGATCGACGCGCCGGATGCGATGGTGCCCATTCGCACGGTGCGCAACATCAGCCTGAATCCGAACTTCGGCGGTGAAGTGATGATGGTGAGCCTCGGCTGCGAGAAGCTGCAGCCCGAGCGCCTGATGCCGCCGGGCACGATCCCCATTGCGACGGCGACGAACACCGAAGACGTGGCCGACATCGGCGATCTTTCGGCGAAGACGGCGAACGGCGAAGTCGTGACCTTGCAGGACGACTCGCACGTCGGCTTTCAGGCGATGATCGAATCGATCATGAAGATGGCCGAAGGACATCTGAAGCGGCTCGACGCGCGGCGTCGCGAGACCTGTCCGGCATCCGATCTCGTGGTCGGCGTTCAATGCGGAGGCAGCGACGCTTTCTCCGGGCTCACGGCGAATCCTGCCGTGGGCTTCGCGACGGACCTGCTGGTGCGCGCGGGTGCGACAGTGTTGTTTTCCGAAGTGACGGAAGTGCGCGACGGCGTCGGCCAGCTCACGGCGCGCGCGGCCAATGCCCAGGTCGCGGCGGCCATCATCCGCGAAATGGAGTGGTACGACAGCTACCTCAAGCGTGGCGGTGCGGATCGCAGCGCCAACACGACGCCTGGCAACAAGAAAGGCGGCTTGTCGAATATCGTCGAAAAGGCGATGGGCTCGATCATCAAGTCGGGCAATTCGCCGATCTCCGGCGTGCTGTCGCCCGGCGAGAAAGCCACGCAAAAGGGCTTGATCTACGCGGCAACGCCTGCGAGCGACTTCATCTGCGGCACGCTGCAGGTGGCGGCCGGGATCAACCTCCATGTGTTCACGACGGGCCGCGGCACGCCGTATGGCCTCGCGGAAGTGCCCGTCATCAAGCTTGCGACGCGCTCGGACCTGGCGCGCCGCTGGTACGACCTGATCGACGTGAACGCGGGCACGATCGCAACCGGCGAGGCAACGATCGAGGACGTGGGCTGGGAACTCTTCCACCTGATGCTCGAAGTCGCGAGCGGACGCAAGAAGACCTGTGCCGAAGCGCTCAAACTGCACAACGCGCTCGTTCTCTTCAATCCGGCGCCCGTGACCTGA
- the dctA gene encoding C4-dicarboxylate transporter DctA, giving the protein MLVSRFRKTLSKLYVQVLIGIVAGIVVGHCYPDIGSQLKPLGDLFIKLIRMLLAPIIFASVVVGIARMNDLHEAGRVGVKAVLYFEIASTIALVAGMVVVNMIKPGSGMNIDPAHIDSAAITTYTHAAQQHGMLDFFMSIVPNSVVGAFANGEMLPIIFFSVLLAISLARLGPRTAPFVDMLDMFLQGMFGVVRIVMYVAPIGAFGGMAFTIGRYGIGTLASFGELMLCLYLTSIFFVVVVLGLVMRMCGLSLWKYLRYIRDEILITLGTASTEAVLPHMLIKMEKMGCSRPVVGMVLPTGYTFNADGTAIYLTMAALFIAQAMNVHLSIWDQLLVLGVLLLTSKGSAGVAGAGFVALAATLASMHKIPVEGLVLLLGVDRFLNEARAVTNLIGNGVATVVVARWEGQLDMTRARAVLNRERTPDHEGREPLAQPATEMAAASASAREAAVRSNVH; this is encoded by the coding sequence ATGCTGGTATCCAGGTTCAGAAAGACACTTTCGAAGCTGTATGTGCAGGTGCTGATCGGAATCGTTGCGGGTATCGTGGTCGGGCACTGCTACCCGGACATCGGTTCGCAGCTCAAGCCACTGGGCGATCTGTTCATCAAGCTGATCCGCATGCTGCTGGCGCCGATCATCTTCGCGTCGGTCGTCGTCGGCATTGCGCGTATGAACGACCTGCACGAGGCGGGCCGAGTCGGCGTCAAGGCTGTGCTGTACTTCGAGATCGCGTCCACGATTGCGCTCGTGGCCGGCATGGTCGTGGTGAATATGATCAAACCCGGCAGCGGCATGAACATCGACCCCGCGCATATCGACAGCGCGGCCATCACCACCTATACGCACGCGGCTCAACAGCATGGCATGCTCGACTTCTTCATGAGCATCGTGCCGAACAGCGTCGTCGGGGCGTTCGCCAATGGCGAGATGCTGCCCATCATTTTCTTCTCCGTGCTGCTCGCGATCTCGCTCGCCAGGTTGGGTCCGCGCACCGCGCCGTTTGTGGACATGCTCGACATGTTCCTGCAAGGCATGTTCGGCGTGGTGCGCATCGTGATGTATGTCGCGCCTATCGGTGCATTCGGCGGCATGGCGTTCACGATCGGCAGGTACGGCATCGGCACGCTTGCGTCGTTCGGCGAATTGATGCTGTGCCTGTATCTGACGTCGATCTTTTTCGTGGTCGTCGTACTTGGTCTGGTCATGCGGATGTGCGGGTTGTCGCTGTGGAAGTATCTCCGCTATATCCGCGACGAAATTCTCATCACGCTCGGCACGGCGTCGACGGAAGCGGTGTTGCCGCACATGCTGATCAAGATGGAAAAGATGGGCTGCTCGCGTCCCGTGGTGGGCATGGTGCTGCCGACGGGCTATACGTTCAATGCCGACGGCACGGCTATCTATCTGACGATGGCGGCCTTGTTCATCGCGCAGGCGATGAACGTGCATCTGTCGATCTGGGACCAGTTGCTCGTGCTCGGCGTGCTGCTGCTGACCTCCAAGGGCTCGGCGGGCGTCGCGGGCGCGGGCTTCGTCGCACTGGCTGCAACGCTCGCTTCGATGCACAAGATTCCCGTTGAAGGTCTCGTGCTGCTGCTCGGCGTCGACCGCTTTCTCAACGAGGCGCGCGCCGTCACCAACCTGATCGGCAATGGCGTCGCGACGGTCGTCGTCGCACGTTGGGAAGGTCAGCTCGACATGACGAGGGCACGCGCCGTGCTGAATCGCGAGCGCACGCCGGACCACGAGGGTCGCGAGCCTCTCGCCCAGCCTGCAACGGAAATGGCAGCCGCTTCTGCATCTGCAAGAGAAGCGGCCGTGCGTTCGAACGTGCACTGA
- a CDS encoding mandelate racemase/muconate lactonizing enzyme family protein — translation MRIVEIREKTVPISSPIRNAYIDFSKMTLSLVAVITDVIRDGKPVVGYGFNSNGRYGQGKLMRERFIPRLLEADPASLVNDAADNLDPHKIWATMFTNEKPGGHGERSVAIGTIDMAIWDAVAKIEGKPLFQLLADRYGNGRPNRKIFVYAAGGYYYPGQDHGKLKDEMRSYIDRGYTVVKKKIGGASLDEDLRRIDSILSVLQDGQKLAVDANGRFDLDTAIQYAKALSQYDLFWYEEPGDPLDFELQAALRNYYDKPMATGEDLFSMQDARNLIRYGGMRPDRDWLQFDCALSYGLVEYLRTLDMLHQHGWSASRCIPHGGHQMSLNIAAGLGLGGNESYPDLFQPYGGFPDGVRVDNGYITMPDLPGIGFEGKSDLIVEMHKLSA, via the coding sequence GTGAGAATCGTTGAAATCCGCGAAAAAACCGTTCCGATCAGCTCGCCGATCCGCAACGCCTATATCGACTTCAGCAAAATGACGCTGAGCCTCGTTGCCGTCATCACCGACGTGATCCGCGACGGCAAGCCGGTGGTCGGATACGGCTTCAATTCGAATGGCCGCTATGGCCAGGGCAAGCTGATGCGTGAGCGGTTCATTCCGCGATTGCTCGAAGCCGACCCTGCTTCGCTCGTCAACGATGCAGCGGACAACCTCGACCCGCACAAGATCTGGGCGACCATGTTCACGAACGAAAAGCCCGGCGGTCACGGCGAGCGCTCCGTCGCGATCGGCACGATCGACATGGCTATCTGGGACGCGGTGGCGAAGATCGAAGGCAAGCCGCTTTTCCAGCTGCTGGCGGACCGTTATGGCAACGGCCGGCCGAACCGCAAGATTTTCGTCTATGCGGCGGGCGGTTACTACTACCCGGGCCAGGATCACGGGAAGCTCAAGGACGAGATGCGCAGCTACATCGACCGGGGCTATACCGTCGTGAAGAAGAAGATTGGAGGCGCATCGCTCGATGAAGACCTGCGGCGCATCGACTCCATTCTGAGTGTGCTGCAGGACGGCCAGAAACTCGCCGTTGACGCCAACGGCCGTTTCGACCTCGACACCGCGATCCAGTATGCAAAGGCGCTGTCGCAATACGACCTGTTCTGGTACGAAGAGCCGGGCGACCCGCTCGACTTCGAATTGCAGGCAGCGCTGCGCAACTACTATGACAAGCCGATGGCAACGGGCGAAGATCTTTTCTCGATGCAGGACGCCCGCAACCTGATCCGCTACGGCGGCATGCGTCCCGACCGCGACTGGCTGCAGTTCGATTGCGCGTTGAGCTATGGTCTTGTCGAATATCTGCGCACGCTCGACATGTTGCATCAACATGGCTGGTCGGCGAGCCGTTGCATTCCGCACGGCGGCCATCAGATGTCGCTGAACATCGCGGCGGGCCTGGGGCTGGGCGGCAACGAGTCCTATCCTGACCTGTTTCAACCGTATGGCGGCTTCCCGGATGGCGTGCGCGTCGATAACGGCTACATCACCATGCCGGACCTGCCAGGCATCGGCTTCGAAGGCAAGTCCGATCTGATCGTCGAAATGCACAAGCTGTCGGCATAA
- a CDS encoding FAD-binding monooxygenase yields MQFHLNGFRVGDPTIEPARDGAVRAAMPDTVDVLIIGSGPAGLVLAAQLSQFPSIATRIVERRAGPLLMGQADGVACRTVEMFNAFGLADRLLREAYWVNETVFWRPDANNRDTIKRTGRVQDTETGMSEFPHVIVNQARVQDYLLDVMRHSAQRLEPDYDLEVVDVQRDEAGDHPVRVTLRRTDAARLDEQVVVRARYVVGCDGARSRVRTSIGQTLRGDAANHAWGVMDALAVTDFPDIRLKAAIQSASKGNLLIIPREGGYLVRFYVDLGEVTPDNRDEIKQATVERIIRTAQDILPPYSLDVKEVAWFSVYEVGQRLTDRFDDAVAADGTLREPRVFIAGDACHTHSAKAGQGMNVSMQDGFNLGWKLAAVLQGRSGIDLLRTYSDERQPIAQELIEFDKEWSAMMAAPPKDPTHPEAGGVDPAELQAYFVRAGRYTAGVATRYRPAMLTGEATHQALASGFPIGTRFHSSPVVRLADAKPVHLGHAARADGCWRLYAFADANRTLLDALCEHLATSPDSIMRLVTPTDADIDSVLDLRAVLQQPHREVPLADLPALLLPRKGRHGLIDYEKAFTSDAATDIFDERGIDRERGALVVVRPDQYVAHVLPLNAYAELNAFFRPIFRLH; encoded by the coding sequence ATGCAATTTCATCTCAACGGTTTCCGCGTCGGCGATCCGACAATCGAGCCGGCACGCGACGGCGCAGTTCGCGCAGCGATGCCCGACACGGTGGACGTGCTCATCATCGGAAGCGGACCCGCGGGGCTCGTGCTCGCAGCACAGCTGTCGCAGTTTCCGTCGATCGCGACGCGTATCGTCGAGCGTCGCGCCGGACCATTGCTGATGGGCCAGGCGGATGGTGTCGCCTGCCGGACGGTCGAAATGTTCAATGCATTCGGTCTAGCCGATCGCCTGTTGCGCGAAGCCTATTGGGTCAATGAAACGGTGTTCTGGAGACCCGACGCGAACAATCGCGACACAATCAAGCGCACGGGTCGTGTTCAGGACACCGAAACAGGCATGTCGGAGTTTCCGCATGTCATCGTCAATCAGGCTCGCGTGCAGGACTATCTGCTGGACGTGATGCGCCATTCCGCGCAACGCCTCGAGCCCGACTACGATCTCGAAGTCGTCGACGTGCAGCGCGACGAAGCGGGCGACCATCCCGTGCGCGTCACGTTGCGCCGCACGGATGCCGCACGGCTCGATGAACAGGTTGTCGTGCGTGCGCGCTATGTAGTGGGTTGCGACGGCGCCCGCAGCCGCGTGCGTACGTCCATCGGGCAAACGCTGCGGGGCGACGCCGCCAATCATGCATGGGGTGTGATGGACGCGCTGGCCGTCACGGACTTTCCGGACATCAGGCTCAAAGCAGCCATTCAGTCGGCAAGCAAGGGGAACCTGCTGATCATTCCGCGCGAAGGCGGCTATCTGGTGCGTTTTTACGTCGATCTCGGCGAAGTCACGCCGGACAATCGGGACGAGATCAAACAGGCCACTGTCGAGCGCATCATTCGGACGGCCCAAGACATCCTGCCTCCCTATTCGCTCGATGTAAAAGAAGTCGCGTGGTTCTCGGTGTACGAAGTCGGGCAGCGTCTGACCGACCGCTTCGACGATGCCGTCGCGGCAGACGGCACTTTGCGCGAGCCTCGCGTGTTTATCGCGGGCGATGCGTGTCACACCCATAGCGCGAAGGCGGGCCAGGGCATGAACGTGTCGATGCAGGACGGCTTCAACCTTGGCTGGAAGCTCGCCGCTGTGCTGCAAGGACGCAGCGGCATCGATCTGCTGCGCACGTATTCCGACGAGCGCCAGCCCATCGCGCAAGAACTGATCGAATTCGACAAGGAATGGTCCGCGATGATGGCCGCTCCGCCGAAGGATCCCACGCATCCCGAAGCCGGCGGCGTCGATCCCGCCGAACTCCAGGCGTATTTCGTGCGTGCGGGACGCTATACGGCGGGCGTCGCGACGCGTTACCGGCCGGCCATGCTGACAGGCGAAGCGACGCATCAGGCGTTGGCCAGCGGTTTTCCGATCGGCACGCGCTTTCACTCGTCGCCGGTCGTGCGCCTCGCGGATGCGAAGCCCGTTCACCTCGGACACGCAGCCCGTGCGGACGGTTGCTGGCGTCTGTATGCTTTCGCAGACGCGAACCGGACGCTGCTCGATGCGCTATGCGAGCATCTCGCGACATCGCCCGATTCGATCATGCGGCTCGTGACGCCGACCGATGCCGATATCGACAGCGTTCTCGATCTGCGTGCGGTGCTGCAGCAGCCTCATCGCGAGGTCCCGCTGGCAGACCTGCCCGCTCTCCTCCTCCCGCGCAAAGGGCGCCACGGTCTCATCGACTACGAGAAAGCATTTACGAGCGATGCGGCGACTGATATCTTCGATGAGCGCGGCATCGATCGCGAACGGGGTGCGCTGGTGGTGGTCCGTCCGGATCAATATGTCGCCCATGTTCTTCCACTGAATGCATACGCTGAACTGAACGCCTTCTTCCGGCCGATATTCCGCCTGCACTAA
- a CDS encoding winged helix-turn-helix transcriptional regulator: MRPKRLDSKSGCAVEVTLSVIGGLWKPVILFHLLHEKKRFMELTRLMPNTTQRMLTLQLRELEADGIVMRHVYPQVPPKVEYELTPFGETLAPVLISLREWGESYRMRREKGVGEEKKKAEPKTVRKRRRRTDAAEQAV, from the coding sequence ATGCGCCCCAAACGTCTGGACAGCAAGAGCGGCTGCGCTGTCGAGGTCACACTGTCCGTCATCGGCGGCTTATGGAAGCCTGTGATCCTGTTTCATCTGCTGCACGAGAAGAAGCGCTTTATGGAACTGACGCGGCTGATGCCGAATACGACGCAGCGCATGCTGACGCTGCAACTGCGTGAACTGGAAGCGGATGGGATTGTGATGCGCCACGTCTATCCGCAAGTGCCGCCGAAGGTCGAATACGAACTGACGCCGTTCGGCGAAACGCTGGCACCCGTGCTGATCAGTCTGCGGGAATGGGGCGAGTCTTACCGAATGCGCCGGGAAAAGGGAGTCGGGGAGGAAAAGAAGAAGGCGGAGCCAAAGACGGTGCGCAAGCGCCGGCGCCGCACGGATGCGGCCGAACAAGCCGTTTGA